CCACCTGCTCTCAGCCCCGCTGCTGCATctccagctgctgcaggcccCAATGCTGCCAGTCTGTGTGCTGCCAGCCCACCTGCTCTCAGCCCCGCTGCTGCATctccagctgctgcaggcccCGATGCTGCCAGTCTGTGTGCTGCCAGCCCTCCTGCTCTCAGCGCCGCTGCTGCATctccagctgctgcaggcccCGATGCTGCCAGTCTGTGTGCTGCCAGCCCACCTGCTCTCAGCCCCGCTGCTGCATCTCTAGCTGCTGCAGGCCCCCGTGCTGCCAGTCCTCGTGCTGCCAgccctcctgctgtggctccagctcctgTGGCTCCAGCTGCTGCCACCCCTGCTGCTGCCTGCGCCCCGTCTGTGGCCGGGTCTCCTGCCACACCACTTGCTACCGCCCCACCTGTGTCATCtccacctgcccccgccccacgtGCTgtgcctcctcctgctgctgaaTCTCTCCTTTGGACACGCTGCTtcctcatctcctccctccccaaagaTGCTGATTCTCCTTTTTAAATGCAGCGTGCTCGCGAGAACTGATCTCCTGGGTCTCCAGAGCAGACCCCAGCCCCACTGAGCACACGTTCTTACTTCCGTCCAAACGCCCTCCCTTCTCAGTGAACTCATTCAGAACCTCCTCAGAAATTAAACTCCCCCCACACTCCTCCCCTTGTCTTCAGGAATCCATCCTTCCTGCTTCAGGAATCTGGCTCCATCACTGGTGGGGCCACAGGTTTTCTCGCCCTGGCACAGCAGCCCACGAAGTCTTCCTGGGTATTATCTGCACaactttttcttatatattgGTATTTCCATGTACCAAAATAAACAGCTCCCCTGCACTGAAAATGGAATGTGAttgttgctctttcttttttaaagattttacatTTGGGTCCTGAGTAATTGCATTTTGCCTACCCCTGCCAAACAGCATAGATTAGTCAACTTCCACTAAATGCTAAAGGACATGGATCCCTGTCTAGTTTTGTCTGGAAAGTAGGCAAGTTAACACATCACTTTCTAGTccttgggtgggggggtggagagtTAACCTGAAGCGATAAAACATCCATGAATAGAGTcataaaatcatgccatttgcagcaacatggatggaactagaggctctcaaactaagtgacataagtcagaaagagaaagacaaataccacatgataccacCTATATCTGGGATCTAGTATACAGCACAGATAAACCTTTCcgcagaaagaaactcatggacttggggaagagACTTGCagtcgccaagggggagggagtgggatggactgggactctggggttaatagacgtaAACGCttgcatttggactggataagcgATAAGACTCTGATGAATAGCACTGagctacatctagtcacttacgacGGAGCATggtcatgtgagaaaaagaatgtatctgtgtgtgtgtgactgggtcaccttgctgtacagtagaaaatggacagagcactgtaaaccggCTCTACCGGAAAAAATAgcaatcattaaataaaaaatttttaaagagacagaaatagaGTAAGAGGAGAAAAGGTTTGGAAAGATCGAACACAATGCATGATCTTTTAAAACCCCAGCTTTCGGGgcatgtatttcattttattttattttatttcattttattttattttttcacctatGAAAGGAGCCAATAGAGAGTTCAGCCCAGTCTCTGCAGGTTCTACTTCGAGGCACACGCAATGACTCCTTTGTCCTCATACACAGTTGTTCTGCTTTATTCTGATGGTGAGGACTCCAGCAGAGGGTTGAGTCTGCCTTCTAGAGGAGCCGCCTGCACTGCCGGGCAGGGGGTGTCAGTGAATGAGGCAGATCTGCTGAAAGCGCCGAGGGGTTGCCAGAGCTGGACTTTGTGTCCGAGGCCACGCCCCCTTTCGGGGGCCCTGCTGAGACGTCCCCTGACCCTCCGTGGAAGCTGGATCTCTCCCTGTGTCCAGGTCAGCTCTGCAGCACCCAGGCCGTATCATCAAAAGTCCACCCAGGCTCCAGATGGGGTTTCAGCTGACCAAGCCAGCGGGAAGCAGACCCCAGCAGGGATGGGGGCCCCAGCACAAAGATAACCTAAGGACCTGTCCACCTCAACAGAAGCAGAATCAAAGGGACTGTTGCAGTTTTGCAAGAGGACCCAAATCCTCCCTCTCTGTTTCCCAAGCTCCCTTCCCCCTTAAGACTACGTGACCCAACACACAGATGACCCAACACGCAGACCCCTGCCTGTAAAAAACGCCCTTGCCCTACCGGCggggagcctgagttctctctgctcagtgctccCGGGCACTCTGTTGGTCGATAAACCTGCTTGCGATCTCAGGGCTCCAGTCTCTGTCCCCTTCGACTCGGCTGCCCTAAGACTAAGCACATGAGAAATCTATGGATTGTCTAAGTGTGCCTTGTGTTTCATTTCACTCACTGTTAATGCGCGTGCTCAGTGGATTCTGCGGGATCTTCTGGGCAGGCAGAAGAGCGTGGTGCCAGCTGCCTCCAGCCTCAGGCATGCCCTCGGGTTCCTTCCCCAACAGCCCACAGCGGTAACCCCATCATTAACACCAACATTTGggcttccctttctctcctgcctTATCTTCCCTTTTCCTCACTTGTGCTTCCCGGATCTTACAGCCACCGCGCCTCTGTCTCAGGTTCTGCTTTGGGTGGAATTCAAGCAAAGACAGTAGATGTTCAGCAGATCCTATTGGCTGATTGGCTTTCAACAGGTAATGATGTTTATTTCTAGCAGCAAGGGCAACACTGGGCAGCCTAGAGCTGAAGGAGACCCAGCGTCaccattgggggggggggggttatgtcCTTCCTATCTTATTTCTATGTTAGTAGAGGCATCGGTGTCCATGGCTACCGGTAAACAAGTCTCATTCTAAAGATAGACTCTTCACTTCCAGAAAAGGGTTGTATCGGGTGTCACGAAGGTGTCATGTAAATCTCGTGGTTTTCCTCACTTGTAGCCGTGATGCCTTCGTTTGgaatgtttctctcttttctccatcagTGCGaagacatacatttttaaaggatgattACATGTCCCTATGCTGTCAAAATGCCTTCCTTCACTCAACAGACACGTGTCACTAAGATGCCTGTTTCAGCCCCGAGCTGAACACCATGGTAACCAAATTCAGTTTCATAGCTTATACTTTCAAAGCATCTGCTTTGCAGCTGAAGGAGTGACAGCAGGAAAGAGCTGTGGTAGAGGAGAGGGTGCGAAATTAGGAACCCAATGCAGGGAAGAATTAGGTCTGTATGGGGCAAGTTATTATTGAGGGGGGAGCGTGGGGGGGAATTTGGGGTTTTGACAGAGGAATAGGAGTTTGCAGAgatgagaagaaaggagaaacagtcCGGGAAGATGAAGCAACTTCAGCAAAGGCTTGCAGATTTTACTCTTTACCTTTCCTCAGGTGTCCTAAGACTAAGACATGCTTACTGTCTGTTTAATTctgcacagcttttttttttcctcttaagttCTCTGTGCTTCTTTTGCCCACTGCTTAAAGGAGTAGCATAAATACACACTACTTTATATGTCACCttcaagattaaaaagaaatataagatattCACTCTGTATGCCCAGTACAGAGTGAATAATTTACAACCGataagtgtttttatttcctcaCCTTTTCCTGAAGGTGTATAGAACTTACCCACACactctatattttcatttcagtttttttttttttttgcttttttagggccgcacctgaggcatctggaggttcccaggctagggattgacttggagctgcagctgctggcctccgccacagccacagccacagccacagccacacgggatccgagcctcatctgcgacctccacttcagctcttggcaacgccagatccttaaccccctgagtgaggccagggatcaaacctgcgtccttctGGATCCCAGGCAGATTTGTTTGCTCTGCGCCctgacgagaactcctgattttagtTCTTGCATCCAAATAATTGTCATTCTTTTCACTGTTGCCAAACTCTTTCCTCTGCATGTGTCTTATTCAAATATCTACAGGAAAAAGATGACGGTTTGTCTCTTAGGTTCTCTTGATACCCACAAAATGCCTTGGGTACATATTATTGAAGGCGTAATCACTCTAAATATGGTTCACATATAATGAGTGCTTCTGTAATAAATATCCCTTGTATACGGTTGATGACt
The Phacochoerus africanus isolate WHEZ1 chromosome 14, ROS_Pafr_v1, whole genome shotgun sequence DNA segment above includes these coding regions:
- the LOC125115063 gene encoding keratin-associated protein 4-7-like isoform X1 produces the protein MVSSCCGSVCSDQGCGQDLCQETCCSPSCCQPTCCRTTCCRPSCCVSTCCRPQCCQSSCCQPTCSQPHCCISSCCRPQCCQSVCCQPTCSQPRCCISSCCRPQCCQSVCCQPTCSQPRCCISSCCRPRCCQSVCCQPSCSQRRCCISSCCRPRCCQSVCCQPTCSQPRCCISSCCRPPCCQSSCCHPCCCLRPVCGRVSCHTTCYRPTCVISTCPRPTCCASSCC
- the LOC125115063 gene encoding keratin-associated protein 4-7-like isoform X2, with the protein product MVSSCCGSVCSDQGCGQDLCQETCCSPSCCQPTCCRTTCCRPSCCVSTCCRPQCCQSSCCQPTCSQPHCCISSCCRPQCCQSVCCQPTCSQPRCCISSCCRPQCCQSVCCQPTCSQPRCCISSCCRPRCCQSVCCRPRCCQSVCCQPTCSQPRCCISSCCRPPCCQSSCCQPSCCGSSSCGSSCCHPCCCLRPVCGRVSCHTTCYRPTCVISTCPRPTCCASSCC
- the LOC125115063 gene encoding keratin-associated protein 4-8-like isoform X5; the protein is MVSSCCGSVCSDQGCGQDLCQETCCSPSCCQPTCCRTTCCRPSCCVSTCCRPQCCQSSCCQPTCSQPHCCISSCCRPQCCQSVCCQPTCSQPRCCISSCCRPQCCQSVCCRPRCCQSVCCQPTCSQPRCCISSCCRPPCCQSSCCHPCCCLRPVCGRVSCHTTCYRPTCVISTCPRPTCCASSCC
- the LOC125115063 gene encoding keratin-associated protein 4-11-like isoform X6; the encoded protein is MVSSCCGSVCSDQGCGQDLCQETCCSPSCCQPTCCRTTCCRPSCCVSTCCRPQCCQSSCCQPTCSQPHCCISSCCRPQCCQSVCCQPTCSQPRCCISSCCRPQCCQSVCCRPRCCQSVCCQPTCSQPRCCISSCCRPPCCHPCCCLRPVCGRVSCHTTCYRPTCVISTCPRPTCCASSCC
- the LOC125115063 gene encoding keratin-associated protein 4-9-like isoform X4, which gives rise to MVSSCCGSVCSDQGCGQDLCQETCCSPSCCQPTCCRTTCCRPSCCVPQCCQSVCCQPTCSQPRCCISSCCRPQCCQSVCCQPTCSQPRCCISSCCRPRCCQSVCCQPSCSQRRCCISSCCRPRCCQSVCCQPTCSQPRCCISSCCRPPCCQSSCCHPCCCLRPVCGRVSCHTTCYRPTCVISTCPRPTCCASSCC
- the LOC125115063 gene encoding keratin-associated protein 4-7-like isoform X3 is translated as MVSSCCGSVCSDQGCGQDLCQETCCSPSCCQPTCCRTTCCRPSCCVSTCCRPQCCQSSCCQPTCSQPHCCISSCCRPQCCQSVCCQPTCSQPRCCISSCCRPQCCQSVCCQPTCSQPRCCISSCCRPRCCQSVCCQPSCSQRRCCISSCCRPRCCQSVCCQPTCSQPRCCISSCCRPPCCHPCCCLRPVCGRVSCHTTCYRPTCVISTCPRPTCCASSCC